DNA sequence from the Candidatus Neomarinimicrobiota bacterium genome:
TTCACAGCGTCATATATGACATTATATGACCGAATATCTATATTATTTTTCTCGGCGAGTTTACTTGCCTCATTGGAAGCCTCAACATGGAACCCTATGACAACTGCTGCGGATGCTGACGCAAGAAGAATATCAGACTCCACAATAGTACCCACCGCATTATGAATGACCTTAACGGCGACTTCTTTCGTGCTTAAATTAACAAGCGAATCTGTGAGCGCTTCCACGGAGCCGTCAGCGTCACCCTTAATAATTATGGAAAGTTCTCTCAGTTTTCCTTCCTTGATTTGCAGTGATATTTCATCAAGTGTTCTAAGTTTAATTTTCCTGAATTCTTTTTCTCGTTTAATCCTTTGACGCTCCGAGCTTATTTTCTTTACATCGCGTTCTTCTTCCAATACCGCAAAATAATCATTTGCGGTGGGAACGCTGTCAAATCCTAATACCTGAACAGGTTCGGAAGGTGTGGTAAATTCGACTCTTTGACCGCGCTCATTCAATAAAGCCCTTACTTTTCCTGAACTTGACCCGCAAATAAACGGATCCCCTATCCTTAAAGTTCCTTTTTGAACGAGAAGAGTACCAAGCGGGCCGAATCCTTTGTCAAGTCTAGCTTCAACAATTATGCCTCTTGCCTTGACCTTCGGGTTTGCCTTTAGTTCGAGGAGATCAGCTTCCAAAATTATTGAGTCAAGGAGGTCGTCAATCCCTTCGCCTGTTTTAGCGGATACTTCAATTGATTGGACTTTACCACCCCAGCTTTCAACAATTAATTTATTTTCCGATAATTCTCGTTTAACATTTTCGGGATTGGCGGTTGATTTATCCATTTTATTTATTGCCACGATAATAGGTACGTTTGCGGCCCGTGCGTGATTTAAAGCTTCAAGTGTTTGCGGCTTAACTCCGTCGTCTGCTGCTACAACGAGAATTACAATATCCGTAATCTGCGCGCCTCTTGCACGCATAGCGGTAAACGCTTCATGCCCCGGAGTATCAAGAAATGTAATTTCTCTGTTTTTCTTATCCGTCACTCGATAAGCGCCGATATGTTGGGTGATACTACCCGATTCTCCGGCTACAACATTCTCGTTTCGTATGTAATCAAGCAAAGAAGTTTTGCCATGATCCACGTGACCCATAATAGTTACAATGGGCGCTCTTTCAACCAAATCCGCACTGTCCTCTTTCTCATCGGACTCGGCGACAACATCAGCGCCATATTCTTCTTCCTTTTCGACAGTAAATTCATACTCATCGGCTAAGAGAATAATTGTGTCAAAATCCAATCGCTGATTTATTGTAACCATAATTCCCAATGCCATACACTTCCCGATTAATTCGTTCGACGGGATGTCCATCAGGTTTGCCAAATCACCTACAGAAGTATATTCGGGTACTTTTAAGATTGTTGTATCGATTTCCACATCTTCCGCCGCCGATTTTTTTCTCTTTTTTCTGCCTTTGCCTGCGTCTAATCCGGCGAGAGTTTTTTTGATGGAATCATCAACTGCTTTCGCATCAACTGCAACAGG
Encoded proteins:
- the infB gene encoding translation initiation factor IF-2, with the protein product MSTKKKDSALAKPEAAAPKKRIYQIAKELNLSHEEIITFLTNSGISVQSHMSPVENDVYNKILAEFAMEKVIVEREKSETIQREQELLRKMEREIEKQKDDTPTIMPHEVPPVVKGKIKPLELSPEALAIEQYKKEHEEPSDKDPSAVSKATDELESKKDEPVEKSSKAPEAAEAKVSKAKADSKPIEKEVKSKSKDKKVSKVSAKKESKEEAVDKDKSVAHTRKRIRVKKSIQQETVQKTIELNRRKKRPVAVDAKAVDDSIKKTLAGLDAGKGRKKRKKSAAEDVEIDTTILKVPEYTSVGDLANLMDIPSNELIGKCMALGIMVTINQRLDFDTIILLADEYEFTVEKEEEYGADVVAESDEKEDSADLVERAPIVTIMGHVDHGKTSLLDYIRNENVVAGESGSITQHIGAYRVTDKKNREITFLDTPGHEAFTAMRARGAQITDIVILVVAADDGVKPQTLEALNHARAANVPIIVAINKMDKSTANPENVKRELSENKLIVESWGGKVQSIEVSAKTGEGIDDLLDSIILEADLLELKANPKVKARGIIVEARLDKGFGPLGTLLVQKGTLRIGDPFICGSSSGKVRALLNERGQRVEFTTPSEPVQVLGFDSVPTANDYFAVLEEERDVKKISSERQRIKREKEFRKIKLRTLDEISLQIKEGKLRELSIIIKGDADGSVEALTDSLVNLSTKEVAVKVIHNAVGTIVESDILLASASAAVVIGFHVEASNEASKLAEKNNIDIRSYNVIYDAVNEVKLALEGMLEPEEILSVVGNVEIRMVFSNSRVGAIAGCYVTSGKVTRGDIIRLIRDDEQIGEGKIDSLKRFKDDVKEVTEGFECGITLQGAGIIQEGDVIHIIEKTSRKRTLDEARV